From the genome of Phaeodactylum tricornutum CCAP 1055/1 chromosome 13, whole genome shotgun sequence, one region includes:
- a CDS encoding predicted protein has translation MRIVRLGLLLEAVMAWDAAWFEADHGLSLDRSLGDPSASSPIHPVRHLKASKKSKSSDRPGKGSMFKDLSAKDSSGKEAAGKGSSTKSQKSVAPSPHPKSFPVSPTPSPTETFVEPPTVAPEEMPTFNPVYSPIDVPTQVPASAPTATPVDIPTTVPIEAPTVTPVDVPTAVPIETPTETPVDVPTTVPIEAPTETPVDLPTTVPIDAPTVTPVDIPTTVPIDAPTQVPVAAPTETPEATPTAVPIDTPTQIPTGVVNPTDVCALAQEISAEDCINTAERLQMDIENNLSGVICDQTFIGITETIVIPENASFGYRCEVPGRCVIQGDFNTQLFRTESTGSANNGHDICFSGIQFWDGSSDPSDPVPDGGAFGLVGGTTSFVGPGCRFLNNTANSGSGGAIAVSSQGAVSVIGCLITENAASESGGAISAFNVGPSLNPEVTIINSFFFANTAPLGPDISAGDLIDSGSALVTCSANTTFCAPATTFARSGATISGCDNVELCP, from the exons ATGAGAATCGTCCGTCTTGGGCTCTTGCTAGAAGCGGTGATGGCGTGGGACGCCGCGTGGTTCGAGGCCGACCACGGATTGTCGTTGGATCGCTCGCTCGGCGATCCGAGTGCTTCGTCCCCGATCCACCCCGTGCGCCATTTGAAGGCcagcaaaaagagcaaatCCTCCGATAGGCCTGGGAAAGGCTCCATGTTTAAAGACTTGTCCGCAAAGGACTCCTCGGGAAAGGAAGCTGCGGGCAAAGGATCGTCCACCAAAAGCCAAAAATCCGTAGCGCCGTCACCGCACCCCAAAAGTTTTCCCGTGTCGCCGACTCCTTCCCCCACGGAGACCTTTGTTGAGCCGCCGACCGTTGCGCCGGAAGAAATGCCCACCTTTAATCCGGTTTACTCGCCGATTGACGTGCCAACGCAGGTCCCAGCGTCTGCACCCACCGCGACTCCGGTAGATATACCAACTACGGTTCCTATTGAAGCGCCGACCGTGACTCCGGTAGATGTACCAACTGCGGTTCCTATTGAAACGCCTACCGAGACTCCGGTAGATGTACCAACTACAGTTCCTATTGAAGCACCCACCGAGACTCCAGTAGATTTACCAACTACGGTTCCCATAGACGCGCCGACCGTGACTCCGGTAGATATACCAACTACGGTTCCCATAGACGCGCCAACACAGGTCCCCGTAGCTGCACCCACCGAGACCCCAGAGGCTACCCCAACGGCGGTTCCGATTGACACTCCGACTCAGATTCCAACTGGTGTAGTTAATCCGACTGATGTTTGCGCCTTGGCGCAAGAAATATCCGCTGAAGATTGCATCAATACCGCGGAAAGGCTTCAAATGGACATCGAAAACAACCTCAGTGGTGTGATTTGTGACCAGACCTTCATTGGTATAACGGAAACAATCGTGATTCCCGAGAATGCTTCCTTCGGATATAGGTGCGAAGTCCCGGGTCGCTGTGTTATTCAAGGCGACTTTAACACCCAACTATTTAGGACGGAAAGCACTGGTAGCGCCAACAATGGCCACGACATTTGTTTCTCGGGGATTCAATTTTGGGACGGGTCCAGCGATCCT AGTGATCCCGTTCCCGATGGAGGTGCATTCGGTCTCGTTGGAGGAACTACTAGCTTCGTAGGACCTGGATGCCGATTCTTGAATAACACCGCG AACTCTGGAAGTGGTGGGGCGATCGCCGTAAGCTCTCAGGGAGCCGTCAGTGTCATCGGGTGTCTGATTACTGAAAATGCTGCCTCG GAATCTGGTGGTGCCATAAGTGCCTTCAACGTCGGACCAAGTTTAAACCCTGAAGTGACAATAATcaactctttcttcttcgcgAATACTGCTCCCCTGGGCCCTGATATTTCAGCAGGCGATCTTATTGACTCCGGCAGTGCCTTGGTAACCTGTAGCGCGAACACTACATTTTGCGCCCCCGCTACCACGTTTGCTCGATCTGGGGCAACGATTTCCGGATGCGATAATGTGGAGCTCTGCCCCTAA
- the Spc97 gene encoding Spc97 (Spc97 are core-proteins of Microtubule organizing center (MTOC)), protein MTSSLRNPDSAVARAAMARRRQRIPHHGAVATSSGTTDQPRDPTARRNSAVAETSRQVYDHERLLERSFEVADEAASVLASVRQRRQRDGSTRMNIEPESDSNLSTASHVPQQHQGRTPTVKFATQSSSTRTSVRNVPSSITPLLSAAVTVSSAPPPTSSRTPSTVTKVSPVPLPPPPSTSVDGTRPERAVSSHGPMSRTGSAPLSTSSAKATSAVPRTFVASRSTSPMPQQTSDSEEDNDQVSGETKLPPTVEELEPVLVEDDDDEGHKGWTANDSHAAATTHLHYGDRIRILCHTETPWSIVRESSPESKVTKAIAVPVTSATMAAFTVQRPRPTAQYDPCLRYGDVVSLHHTDGSIMSVHRQQSEKGHNIAYVPAWIDPVETDDERMEVWKLLRAVRNGLVRVGHSAIEKVTPRSGRTAPINSGDAILFRHEKTGGILRLDVSGHLEVATDSYVPSNSNIRQRRTLLTRLQTHDILEISKHETFHVITGTVPPTPLWTNGPADTQRSFSNGTHILDAQRHASTQVEEALFVDVDKKRKIELADHIGILQANRSKQMDTPLGQEMVLIDELLGSFVGLEGNSIRVHGAKSLDDDSFRFEVGTCTNLDEGLRSMVESLLPLSTAFVRVNHFVVSTLPRYEMGLVMHAFCEALDELLQNYVALTATLEREYRSLIDYSFGISKLQTHILSALHTMSVLHHAVETVRHSKGGALINSLQEYKDNRCDGDPAAESMMHNLVERASIPYMNMLLQWLNNGILDDPYSEFMVMWDKSKLWNEQYAVVEAHVLSRHFGSRQLIERTVSTGQYWNAVRRCQGHVQESAVLVDTLPLRYSDPIVSFASSVQLQYHKASRVLVSLLLNEYDLLGSLRLMKRYFLLDHGDFFVHFLDVAERELRKSLSSVSPGRIQHWLKMSIQLSESHTEDQAASPFFQTRGNRSLNGNSIRCNFAPESLADQLDQLHAATGGIDTHEPNTPQRHAYGASLDEGLTGLDAFLIELSFVPFPVSVVLSRRALTSYQLLFRHLFLTKHAERRLVGIWKDHQTMKELQQIRGSMGPAFLLRQRMLHFLQNLMYYMMFEVIEPNWSELENEIDSLKQQREYTVDDMLQVHSEFLQSTIQACLLTSRELIRALTRLLKTCLLFSDQMGHFIRATQINEDRDAVATEKQKVVERSLNGRDRVGVSISENRLRHTLEEARRERAERVNRQTLRVKREVANESYRWMIVRFEEVFSEHLKEFMVRLSSADDSYPTNAQLANLCVRLDYNGYVSKSIVRSP, encoded by the coding sequence ATGACATCCTCCTTGCGCAATCCGGATTCGGCGGTCGCCCGTGCCGCCATGGCGCGGCGTCGGCAGCGAATTCCGCACCACGGGGCCGTTGCGACATCGTCCGGTACTACCGATCAGCCCCGCGATCCAACTGCTAGACGAAACTCGGCCGTTGCGGAGACTTCTCGCCAGGTTTACGATCACGAACGGCTACTAGAAAGAAGTTTTGAAGTCGCAGACGAAGCGGCGTCCGTGTTGGCGTCGGTACGTCAACGTCGTCAGCGGGATGGCTCCACACGAATGAATATCGAGCCCGAGTCGGACTCCAACCTTTCGACGGCATCACACGTaccacaacaacaccaaGGGCGGACACCGACAGTCAAGTTTGCAACGCAAAGCTCGTCTACGAGAACGAGCGTCCGTAATGTGCCATCCAGCATTACTCCACTACTGTCTGCCGCCGTCACCGTTTCGAGTGCCCCTCCGCCCACATCCTCACGAACGCCCTCAACGGTGACTAAAGTTTCCCCCGTACCTTTGCCTCCGCCACCGTCAACCTCCGTCGACGGAACGCGCCCGGAACGTGCCGTGTCTTCCCACGGACCCATGTCCCGTACCGGATCCGCGCCATTGTCCACTTCGTCCGCCAAAGCAACCTCGGCGGTACCTCGCACGTTTGTTGCTTCGCGCAGCACGTCTCCCATGCCTCAGCAAACTTCCGACAGTGAGGAGGATAACGATCAAGTCTCGGGAGAAACGAAGCTGCCGCCCACCGTGGAAGAGCTGGAACCCGTCCTAGttgaagatgatgacgacgaaggcCACAAAGGTTGGACCGCTAACGATAGTCATGCGGCCGCAACGACCCATTTACACTACGGTGACCGTATTCGTATACTTTGCCACACCGAAACACCCTGGAGTATTGTACGGGAAAGCTCCCCCGAAAGCAAGGTAACAAAGGCGATAGCAGTCCCCGTTACGTCAGCCACCATGGCCGCCTTTACGGTACAGCGACCCCGCCCCACAGCACAATATGATCCTTGCCTACGCTATGGAGATGTCGTATCTTTGCACCATACCGACGGATCAATTATGAGTGTCCATCGTCAGCAATCCGAGAAAGGCCATAACATTGCTTACGTGCCCGCTTGGATCGATCCGGTGGAAACCGACGACGAACGTATGGAAGTTTGGAAACTTTTGCGGGCGGTCCGGAACGGTCTCGTGCGTGTCGGACACTCTGCGATAGAAAAGGTCACACCACGGTCTGGTCGGACGGCTCCAATAAATTCGGGTGACGCCATTCTCTTTCGGCACGAGAAAACCGGCGGGATTTTACGGTTGGACGTGTCCGGTCACTTGGAAGTAGCCACGGATTCATATGTTCCCAGCAACAGTAATATCCGCCAACGTCGAACTTTGCTGACGCGATTGCAAACGCACGATATCTTAGAAATATCCAAGCACGAAACTTTTCACGTGATTACCGGAACCGTTCCACCGACACCTCTGTGGACTAACGGTCCGGCAGATACGCAACGTTCATTCTCCAACGGCACTCATATCCTGGATGCCCAACGACACGCTTCTACACAAGTAGAGGAAGCACTgtttgttgatgttgatAAGAAACGCAAGATTGAGCTGGCAGACCACATCGGAATATTGCAAGCGAATCGGTCGAAACAGATGGACACCCCTTTGGGACAAGAAATGGTTTTGATTGACGAGCTACTAGGTTCCTTCGTGGGATTAGAAGGAAATTCAATCCGCGTTCATGGGGCAAAATCCCTAGACGACGACAGTTTTCGCTTCGAAGTTGGTACATGTACGAATCTGGACGAAGGCTTACGGTCCATGGTGGAGAGTTTATTGCCTCTATCGACGGCATTTGTTCGCGTAAATCACTTTGTAGTTAGCACGCTTCCACGATACGAAATGGGGCTCGTCATGCACGCTTTCTGCGAAGCGCTGGACGAGTTGTTGCAAAACTACGTTGCTTTGACAGCAACCTTGGAACGCGAATATCGAAGTCTCATAGACTATTCGTTTGGGATCTCAAAATTACAGACACACATTTTGTCTGCACTACATACAATGTCGGTGTTACACCATGCCGTAGAGACTGTTCGTCACAGCAAGGGCGGTGCTCTGATAAATTCGCTTCAAGAATATAAAGACAATCGTTGTGACGGTGATCCAGCCGCCGAGTCTATGATGCATAACCTTGTGGAACGGGCAAGCATACCATATATGAACATGCTTCTGCAATGGCTCAACAACGGTATCCTTGACGATCCGTACAGCGAGTTCATGGTAATGTGGGACAAAAGCAAGCTATGGAATGAGCAGTACGCTGTCGTGGAAGCGCATGTTTTGAGCAGACACTTTGGATCACGACAATTGATCGAAAGAACGGTCTCTACGGGACAATATTGGAACGCTGTTCGCCGATGCCAGGGTCACGTTCAAGAATCTGCTGTGCTCGTGGATACTCTTCCTTTGCGATATAGCGACCCCattgtttcttttgcttccagcGTCCAGCTGCAGTATCACAAAGCCTCCCGTGTTCTTGTTAGTCTACTGCTGAACGAATACGATCTGCTTGGCTCTTTGCGTCTTATGAAACGATACTTTCTGCTCGATCATGGTGACTTCTTCGTGCACTTTCTTGACGTCGCAGAACGGGAATTGCGTAAATCCCTTTCGAGTGTATCACCTGGAAGGATACAGCATTGGCTGAAAATGTCGATCCAGCTTTCGGAGAGTCACACGGAGGATCAAGCAGCTAGCCCCTTCTTTCAAACACGAGGTAATCGATCTCTGAATGGAAACTCGATACGCTGTAATTTCGCCCCGGAAAGTCTTGCCGATCAATTAGACCAGCTGCACGCCGCCACAGGAGGTATCGATACGCACGAACCCAATACACCTCAACGACATGCGTATGGGGCATCACTAGACGAAGGGCTGACGGGTTTGGACGCATTCCTTATCGAGTTGAGCTTTGTTCCATTCCCTGTCTCTGTGGTTCTTTCGCGTCGTGCGTTGACCAGCTATCAGCTCCTCTTTCgccatttgtttctcacGAAGCACGCCGAACGTAGACTGGTAGGAATATGGAAAGATCATCAAACAATGAAAGAACTGCAACAGATTCGTGGGTCTATGGGACCTGCTTTTCTTTTGAGACAACGAATGTTACATTTTTTGCAAAATTTGATGTACTATATGATGTTTGAAGTTATCGAGCCGAACTGGTCCGAATTGGAAAATGAGATTGATTCACTCAAACAGCAACGGGAGTACACAGTTGACGATATGTTGCAGGTTCATTCTGAGTTTCTCCAGTCAACAATCCAAGCATGCCTACTGACCAGTCGCGAGTTAATACGAGCCTTGACGAGACTTTTGAAAACGTGTCTGCTTTTTAGCGATCAAATGGGTCACTTCATTAGAGCGACCCAGATTAATGAAGACCGTGACGCTGTTGCGACAGAGAAGCAAAAAGTAGTAGAAAGGAGCCTTAACGGCAGAGATCGCGTTGGAGTTTCAATTTCTGAGAACAGACTCCGTCACACTCTTGAAGAAGCGCGTCGGGAACGTGCCGAGCGAGTGAATCGTCAAACCCTTCGTGTGAAAAGAGAAGTGGCGAATGAGTCGTATAGATGGATGATTGTCCGCTTCGAAGAGGTTTTCTCTGAGCACTTGAAAGAGTTCATGGTCCGTCTATCGTCAGCAGATGATTCATATCCAACCAATGCACAACTAGCAAATTTGTGCGTACGTCTTGATTACAATGGTTACGTCTCGAAATCAATTGTCCGGTCTCCCTAA
- a CDS encoding predicted protein, protein MSFRASRRMGSGVVTAPSGSAASPLTELNYLLSRWEQRIERVRQAQQRQREQPPPPSPASTSRPLLGRFGFGRKAPVTPTSEHTGDSSELTSLPMETPVVSPLQDVVPSTRGTTHVAQFIDLPDADDCVEDLRRLAELVVIGENFVTTLQKKKDTLRSKEGWGGDVFEDLSEREREMEIAEEDDRLQLFDTFFEREALELIVTLLMGRAFHSTRQDIQPDVDANESNDDSIEHDSSLAVPPDPSDEVWLPSLYIATQAIQSISILIQNVSRATSLYVILSNNHVNTLINFPLDLYAEAEQGRQHDAIRDGTLTHMFKSPELAELTTHLVTLLKSLAMRMNAETLQFFLKYPTEHLVDSHAGPASSSHFEPTIGSVDSVEDDDDNEKQGSEGLPTYRVEFPLYERALEFCAGHHDSFVRVTAMNICLNTLQLTTVSPKEDAGEETMDSVKSPDGVLHNSKALPFRERLAIAQHACTPSRVERLVAPIFGKLAERWNSLEEHIREMDTHKNRMGAHDGRNEKMAQAREKTRRERLLRGFQEKADSLQDELLLLEDVFKVGLTVLNEQTIEMMLATFVYPLLLQPLLLYYQRFDGAVDPGRNDKIEHPFSGYGGDFSHAETTLAAVSSPAKTALFTLASVFHFMTNPPLLRLVFAALFHPLSPDSSTVPTVRSNLEVAGQGSNHQWTIRLDMKRTSDGPLSDDRTTYDFGTKPSNRRIARSEMPTLDKIEESEECIFVLSPALAEVLEFRGGDDALMERTRPNPYRKSLLECLNVPYEMDEVRQLAVCAFDVALSVFDPRFTSDIVFGTDVNTNNKIVLEDHTLDAEQAQPDNDKGICGSGTDRSCHSSPIKERLIGVNPIGEVVTALCGSAIFAPKDNFGGFNIEFDSVAAHALINCVRRNDTAMRISAKLVETRRRQSSVFIAHQVTNLQEMTVGGATLFLSGSPAADDPNFEEQMRGRITNLLFFESMDEPVKLPAVEGFVELQGSSTKGDKEFSLLISSASTFKDMCGRVGNYLLSELDNGDNHYDQQVLEGCQASARALFHIDAFSAFLKALATNGGASIYHAAPHGLAISASGGSVDISDSCILEMKRQIFAPLSANILSAIFFSENEIPNLPIPGSIISLVGSLAIPCVCEIPASMSHLFLQNGSMIISEGVTWQSLYLAFQHNSLVFAQPQPDGEAGNGRAVSSCLLERLSVVVDQSPDPSSPARRLILSYKSFDSDPPPLFLFDELPKRAKYGPFSRIEPFTSTLDVWFEDQRATEQAFQIFMQTIFAAKAQGGLAIFQFLSS, encoded by the exons ATGTCGTTTCGCGCGTCACGACGGATGGGGTCCGGTGTCGTCACGGCACCGTCCGGATCCGCCGCGTCGCCGTTGACCGAACTCAATTACCTGTTGAGTCGGTGGGAACAACGGATTGAACGCGTCCGCCAAGCGCAGCAGCGACAACGGGAGCAaccaccgccgccgtcgccggCGTCGACGTCGCGGCCGCTGTTGGGACGATTCGGCTTTGGACGCAAAGCGCCGGTGACGCCCACATCCGAACACACGGGGGATTCATCCGAATTAACGAGTCTTCCGATGGAGACTCCTGTCGTGTCGCCCCTGCAGGATGTGGTGCCGTCGACCCGGGGAACAACGCACGTGGCGCAATTTATTGATTTGCCGGATGCGGACGATTGTGTAGAAGATTTGCGGAGACTCGCCGAGCTCGTCGTGATTGGGGAAAACTTTGTGACCACactgcaaaagaaaaaggacaCTTTGCGGTCGAAAGAAGGATGGGGAGGCGACGTCTTTGAAGACTTGTCGGAACGGGAACGGGAAATGGAAATAGCGGAGGAAGATGACCGTCTGCAGCTCTTTGATACATTCTTCGAACGCGAGGCCCTGGAGCTTATCGTCACCCTCTTGATGGGCCGTGCGTTTCACTCTACCCGTCAAGATATCCAACCAGATGTAGACGCGAATGAGTCGAACGACGACTCGATCGAACACGATTCTTCTCTGGCGGTACCGCCTGATCCTTCGGACGAAGTCTGGTTGCCGTCCCTATACATTGCGACCCAGGCGATTCAGTCCATTTCCATTCTGATCCAGAACGTATCCCGGGCCACGTCGCTTTACGTCATTCTCTCCAATAACCACGTCAACACCTTGATCAACTTTCCACTCGACTTGTACGCGGAAGCGGAGCAAGGCCGACAGCATGATGCCATCCGGGACGGCACACTCACGCACATGTTCAAAAGTCCCGAACTCGCGGAACTGACCACCCACCTCGTTACACTGTTGAAATCCCTAGCCATGCGCATGAACGCCGAAACGCTACAGTTCTTTCTCAAATACCCGACCGAACACCTCGTGGACAGTCACGCGGGTCCGGCGTCTTCATCGCACTTTGAACCAACAATCGGTAGTGTTGATTCcgtggaggacgacgacgacaacgagaagCAAGGATCGGAAGGACTGCCAACGTACCGAGTCGAATTTCCTCTCTACGAACGCGCCTTGGAATTCTGCGCCGGTCACCACGACTCCTTTGTGCGCGTGACCGCCATGAATATTTGCCTGAATACCTTACAGTTGACGACCGTATCGCCCAAAGAAGACGCCGGCGAAGAGACCATGGATTCCGTGAAGTCTCCCGACGGTGTTCTGCACAACTCCAAGGCGTTGCCTTTTCGGGAGCGTTTGGCCATTGCCCAGCACGCGTGTACACCATCTCGGGTGGAGCGGTTGGTCGCACCAATCTTTGGCAAACTGGCGGAGCGATGGAACTCTCTCGAAGAACACATTCGAGAAATGGACACACATAAGAATCGAATGGGGGCTCATGACGGGCGGAACGAGAAAATGGCCCAGGCGCGTGAAAAAACCCGACGCGAACGATTGCTGCGGGGCTTTCAAGAGAAAGCTGACAGTTTACAGGATGagttattgttgttggaagacGTCTTCAAG GTCGGTCTTACAGTGTTGAATGAGCAAACCATTGAAATGATGCTGGCCACGTTCGTTTATCCATTGCTCCTCCAACCGCTACTGCTTTATTATCAACGTTTTGACGGTGCCGTTGACCCGGGAAGGAACGACAAGATTGAACATCCCTTTAGTGGATATGGAGGAGATTTTAGTCACGCTGAAACCACCCTTGCTGCAGTATCAAGTCCAGCAAAGACCGCGCTGTTTACTCTCGCTTCTGTGTTTCACTTTATGACGAATCCTCCCTTGCTTCGTCTGGTTTTTGCTGCACTATTTCACCCGCTGTCACCCGACTCCAGCACAGTCCCTACCGTCAGAAGCAATTTGGAAGTGGCGGGTCAAGGCAGCAACCATCAATGGACGATTCGACTAGATATGAAGCGTACTTCAGACGGCCCACTATCGGACGATCGAACTACGTATGACTTTGGTACGAAGCCATCTAATAGAAGGATAGCCAGATCCGAGATGCCAACTTTAGATAAAATCGAAGAAAGCGAGGAATgcatctttgttctttctcCGGCACTGGCAGAGGTGCTTGAATTTCGAGGCGGCGATGACGCTCTCATGGAGCGGACGCGACCGAATCCGTATCGCAAATCCCTGCTTGAATGTTTGAATGTTCCTTACGAAATGGACGAAGTACGTCAATTAGCCGTCTGCGCATTCGATGTAGCCTTGTCAGTATTCGATCCCAGGTTTACTTCCGATATTGTTTTTGGTACGGATGTGAACACGAATAACAAGATCGTTCTTGAGGATCACACGCTAGATGCAGAGCAAGCTCAACCTGATAATGATAAAGGAATCTGCGGGAGCGGTACTGATCGTTCATGCCACTCATCGCCTATAAAAGAAAGGCTCATTGGCGTGAACCCAATTGGTGAAGTAGTCACTGCACTTTGTGGAAGTGCTATCTTCGCCCCAAAGGACAACTTTGGAGGGTTCAATATTGAATTTGACAGCGTAGCTGCTCACGCATTAATTAACTGCGTTCGCCGAAACGACACAGCAATGAGGATATCAGCAAAGCTCGTCGAaacgcgacgacgacagtcaTCAGTTTTCATTGCCCACCAGGTCACCAACCTACAAGAAATGACTGTGGGTGGAGCGACTTTGTTCTTAAGTGGTTCGCCTGCAGCAGATGATCCGAACTTTGAAGAGCAGATGCGGGGCAGAATCACGAATTTACTATTCTTTGAGTCTATGGACGAGCCAGTCAAACTTCCTGCCGTTGAGGGTTTCGTGGAGCTGCAAGGCTCTAGTACAAAGGGTGATAAGGAATTCTCTCTTTTAATATCTTCAGCGAGTACCTTTAAAGATATGTGTGGACGAGTTGGCAATTACCTTTTGAGCGAGCTGGATAACGGCGACAACCACTACGATCAACAAGTACTCGAAGGCTGCCAAGCTAGTGCAAGAGCTTTATTTCACATCGACGCTTTCTCTGCCTTTCTTAAAGCTTTAGCGACTAATGGAGGCGCCTCTATCTACCACGCTGCACCTCATGGACTCGCTATTTCTGCCTCTGGGGGTTCCGTCGACATATCCGATTCATGCATTTTAGAGATGAAGCGTCAAATTTTTGCCCCCCTCTCGGCAAACATCCTTAGTGCAATCTTTTTCAGCGAAAACGAAATTCCAAATCTTCCCATTCCCGGTTCAATAATTTCGCTTGTTGGCAGCTTGGCGATTCCATGCGTCTGCGAGATTCCGGCATCGATGTCTCATCTCTTCTTGCAAAATGGTTCGATGATTATTTCCGAAGGCGTCACATGGCAATCACTGTATCTTGCCTTTCAGCATAATTCTCTTGTGTTCGCACAACCTCAACCAGACGGCGAAGCAGGAAACGGGAGGGCGGTATCGTCCTGTCTTTTGGAACGCCTCTCCGTCGTTGTTGACCAGTCACCGGATCCTTCCTCGCCAGCTCGCCGCCTCATACTATCGTACAAAAGCTTTGACTCGGATCCACCGCCTCTGTTTCTATTTGACGAGCTTCCGAAGCGCGCGAAGTACGGCCCCTTCTCTAGAATCGAGCCTTTCACTAGTACTCTGGATGTGTGGTTTGAAGACCAACGTGCCACTGAGCAGGCGTTTCAAATCTTTATGCAGACTATATTTGCCGCCAAGGCACAAGGCGGCCTAGCAATTTTCCAATTCCTTTCTTCCTAG
- a CDS encoding predicted protein: protein MSPNETNRTAKRRLDFADGPDASAAPKRKLRSSSPSPVSSNTDPSQTQLRFSPRTQKARPTATPTRRTPSRSVVTPDAPKPRPVAVEYVPRYLHQTLDYQRRGQKKDLPTHTRTALALIEQYYEIPANLEQSRKYGPLSGTTYEELVLQAYTLGTLAVKKEDGAIVSEVDICTECAVLGHRRGECPTLL from the coding sequence ATGTCCCCGAACGAGACGAATCGTACGGCCAAACGCCGTTTGGATTTCGCGGATGGACCGGACGCATCCGCCGCTCCCAAACGCAAGCTACGGTCTTCGTCCCCGTCACCGGTATCTTCTAATACGGATCCGTCCCAAACTCAGCTACGATTCTCACCCCGGACCCAAAAGGCACGCCCGACGGCGACACCTACGCGTCGGACGCCGTCCCGGTCCGTCGTCACCCCCGATGCGCCCAAGCCTCGGCCGGTAGCGGTGGAATACGTTCCACGTTATCTGCACCAAACGCTCGATTATCAACGACGCGGACAGAAGAAGGATCTGCCCACGCACACCCGTACCGCCTTGGCGTTGATTGAGCAGTATTACGAGATTCCCGCTAATCTGGAACAATCCAGAAAGTACGGTCCGTTGAGCGGAACCACGTACGAAGAACTCGTCCTGCAAGCCTACACGCTGGGCACACTGGCGGTCAAGAAGGAAGATGGAGCAATTGTCTCGGAAGTGGATATTTGTACCGAATGTGCGGTACTCGGGCACCGACGCGGCGAATGCCCCACGCTCCTGTAG
- a CDS encoding predicted protein codes for MHPSGSVGATAGASSSTRAVEMRSRASEMDLETRPFVTDRKVHRTPHSTGNSFRRIGQQLRLRWSLLSMSARIICALCLPLLLIHVTVGTADWLWGGYQKTLPNVATSSATDFAVVINTYKRPNMLREAVQHYAQICGPRFGVGQVFVVWAELDVVPPEPSTFLESAGTRGLKTTAEVHMVAVAKDSLNSRFLPIERLRSDAIFMVDDDVRVDCQSLRQGFWAWKASPHSMVGYYPRLAQAPRRRQSVDTVGAEYVYHSWPMVFWKSRLNFILTKAGFVHRRYLTIYSDPSQHPVEILDYVDQHFNCEDVAMSLLVANVTRAETGIPALPVYVEASVSDQGLFGGISTGSGHMSQRSRCLTDLTKVYIQHGWSPPLDRTFALADASWVQHAPGTWWQHRPSNVFEWFALENVFQ; via the coding sequence ATGCACCCCAGTGGGTCGGTAGGGGCGACTGCGGGTGCTTCTTCCTCCACTAGGGCCGTGGAAATGCGCTCACGGGCTTCCGAGATGGACCTCGAAACGAGACCCTTCGTAACGGACCGGAAAGTTCACCGCACACCCCATTCCACCGGTAATTCGTTTCGACGAATAGGACAACAATTGCGTTTGCGATGGAGTCTATTGTCGATGTCGGCCCGCATTATTTGTGCCCTTTGCCTACCTCTGTTGCTGATACACGTCACGGTAGGGACGGCCGATTGGCTCTGGGGAGGCTACCAGAAGACCTTACCGAATGTCGCCACGTCTTCCGCAACCGACTTTGCCGTGGTAATCAATACCTATAAACGGCCAAATATGTTGCGTGAGGCGGTCCAGCACTACGCACAAATCTGCGGACCGCGGTTTGGCGTCGGACAAGTCTTTGTCGTGTGGGCGGAACTCGACGTGGTGCCTCCGGAACCGTCCACTTTCTTGGAGTCGGCCGGAACGCGCGGCCTTAAGACAACAGCCGAAGTGCATATGGTAGCGGTGGCGAAAGATTCTCTGAATTCACGTTTTTTACCGATCGAACGACTCCGGAGTGACGCCATTTTCATGGTGGACGATGACGTGCGCGTCGATTGTCAATCGCTGCGTCAAGGTTTCTGGGCCTGGAAAGCCTCGCCCCATTCCATGGTGGGTTACTACCCCCGGCTTGCGCAAGCCCCTCGCCGGCGGCAATCGGTAGATACCGTCGGGGCGGAGTACGTCTACCACTCTTGGCCCATGGTCTTTTGGAAATCGCGCCTCAATTTCATTCTCACCAAGGCAGGATTCGTACACCGACGCTACCTGACCATATACTCGGACCCTTCCCAACATCCCGTGGAAATCTTGGACTACGTAGACCAGCACTTTAATTGCGAAGACGTCGCCATGAGTCTGTTGGTTGCCAACGTGACGCGCGCGGAAACGGGCATCCCGGCACTCCCGGTTTACGTGGAAGCGTCCGTTTCCGACCAGGGTTTGTTCGGCGGCATTAGCACCGGATCAGGTCACATGTCTCAGCGATCGCGCTGTTTGACCGACTTGACCAAGGTGTACATCCAACACGGATGGTCGCCACCGTTGGACCGTACCTTTGCGCTGGCCGACGCCTCGTGGGTCCAACACGCCCCGGGGACCTGGTGGCAACACCGACCCAGCAACGTGTTTGAATGGTTCGCCCTCGAAAATGTATTCCAGTAA